The sequence below is a genomic window from Nostoc flagelliforme CCNUN1.
GGAAACGCTGGCGTAATATCCCGGCGAATAGAATTCGCGGCTATACAGACAAAACCCACCGAGGTGGGTTGAAAAAAAGTTTTTAAAAACTTTACTACTAATATCCAACTTTTTGGATAATTAAACGACATAATCCTATTCTGTTTTTAAAATTTAACATGAAAGATAGTGCATCTGACCCAACTGCTGACATCGCTAGAGAGTACCTGGAACGAGAAAATAAGGAAAAACAGGTACTAGCTTTACTCCTGGAGAAGTTTTTAGGGAGAAAAGATCAGATTCTCGTTCAAAAAACTGAGATGGGTGGTACTGAGGCTTATGTTAGCTCTGTTACCTTGGAATGGTTTGCAGGTCGGGTTCACTTCGCCTCTGGCTTACCTCTGTTTCAAAAAAAGTATAATCCAGAGACTGATAATGTCGAAATTGACGCGGATAGTATTGATGAAATTCAGCAGCGTCCCCTTGATTGGTCACGTCAAGGGCCACTAGTGCAGTATTTAGCGGCTCGACACAACCACAAGTTTGCGCCAGTGCTAGTAGTAATTAATCAACCGTGGGTGGATAATCCCAAAGCTGCTGAGTGGGATAGTAAAGGACGCGCCACCAAGTCTACTACAGATTTCATCCCCCTAGATAAAGACGCTAAAGTAGGTCTGCTAAATATTTCTGAGGATGATGTGACTATTTATGCACTAGATGGTCAACACCGATTAATGGGGGTGCAAGGGTTAATGGAGTTAATTAAAACTCGTAAACTCCAGCGCTATAAAAAAGATAAAGGTGCTGATGACAGTTTTATTACAGTTAATGATTTGATAGAAAAGTACCAAGTAGACCTTGCTTACTTGCAAAATTTACCCAAAGAAAAAATTGGTATTGAGTTCATCTGTGCGGTAGCGGCTGGGGAAACTCGCACCGAGGCGAGGCGGAGGGTGAGATCGATTTTTGTTCATGTCAACCTGATGGCTGCACCCTTGACTAAAGGTCAGCTAACGCAGTTGAATGAAGATGATGGTTTTGCAATCGTTGCTAGAAAAATTGCAGTTACACATCCACTATTAGAACAACGACAAGAGCGCAATCCTCGTGTTAATTGGAATAGTGCAACAGTAGCTTCCAATTCTACAGTTTTGACCACTTTACAAGCTCTGCAAGATATGTCTGAGCGATATTTGGCTCAAAAGTTCCCTCACTGGAAACCCTTGGAAAAAGGTCTAATTCCCATGCGTCCAGAGGATGAAGAACTTGAGCAGGGAATTGAGGAATTTAAAAAGCTATTTGATTCTTTGGCTAGTCTTTCTAGTTATAAAATTTTAGAACACGAGGATACACCAGCTTTACGGCGCTTCAGCTTTGAGAAGGATGGAGGTGAAGGAAATATGCTTTTCCGTCCAGTTGCTCAAGTTGCATTAGCGCAAGCTTTGGGAATTTTGGTTTTTAAAAAAGGTTTTTCCCTAGCAGATACTTTTAAGAAGTTGCGGAAGTTTGACCAGCAAGGTGGTTTTAGTGGTATGGAATATCCACAATCTCTCTGGTATGGGGTTTTGTATGACCCAAATAAAAAGCGGGTGCAGGTTGCTGGACGAGATTTGGCGGCGAAGTTATTAGTTTACATCCTGGGTGGAATTCAGGAACAGATAGAACGTGCTGAACTTCGTAAGGCTTTAGCGGATGCTAGGACTGTGGAAGATAAAACTATAGGTTTTGATGGCAAGTTTGTTGAACCGAAAGCGGTAGGACTTCCACCTGTCCTGTAATTATGCTTGAAATATATTTTGGCGATGCCAGTGCAGCGCTTCTAGTTCTGGAAAGTGTTGCTCTGTATTTGGTAGAAGTATTGTTTCACCATGAAAATCTTTCATAGGTTTAGTATGGGGAGATGCTTCTTCCAAATCATTACTAACTATAATTTTGTATTGCTCATCTACAGCAAACCAACCCCTATCAAATGCCCAATGATGATTTTTGCAAAGAGCAATTCCATTACGAATTTTATTATCATAAAACTGTGAAAATGGCTTTATGTGTGCGCCATCCACAATATTTTGATTGACTTTTTTAGTTACTTTTAGTCCACAAAAGGCACATCTGTAATTATAAACGTGTACAATTGCTTTCCTAAAAAAAGCATTTCTAATAACTGCTCGTTTCAAGCTCCACCTTGGATTAGTCTCTAAATTTCCTGTTTCAATTAATTTTTCTATCTCTACCGCATCATCTTGAAAAGTTTGATTTATTTGTAAAATAGCTTCTATATCATTTTCATTATCAGAAAAGAAAGCTGTCACAAGTGCATCAATTAGTTCTTTTCTGCAAAACTCATCTTGCAAAAAGTTGAACAATTCATTCTCTAGATATGCGTATTCAACAGCCTCCTTTAGCTTGTTAATTGTTTTCGGCTGTAACCCATTAAATTTAGGTTTAAATTTTAAGTACCAAAAACCCTCATTTTGCAGATGCAAGAAAGGATAGTGTAAACCACCTTTGTAAGACGGAGAACCGATTACATTCCAATACCTCTCAAATGTTTGAATTAATTCGTCTGAAACTGGAATCTCATTAGTAGTAATGATACCTCGCGCAATCAAATCAATTACAGATAAAAGTAATATTGGTTTATATTGAGCATTACCACGCTTACGGCTATTACTCACATTTAATTCAGCCAGCCGTTGACAATAATATGCTATATTTTTCATATTATTTAATTACTTAATAAAGCAAGTAAAAATTTAAGTTAAGAATTTACTGAGGTCAAATTCTTCTTCTAGCTGTTCTTTTGTTCCTCTTTCAGAAATCAGAACTAATAGAAGCCGCTCTGAGTAGTCAACAGAACCGCGCAACTCGTTTTGTAAAATTTCAAGTCCTGCGTTAGCATACTCTTCAAATATTTGAGTACGTTTATCTTCATCTTGCTCTTCTCTAGATGAGAGTATGTTGATATCTTTAGTTTCATTGATTCCTAATAATTTAATAATTAGGTCATATCCCAATGAAGCAAAATTTTCTTGTGGAATTGGAGATGGTTCTCTTTTTGTGGTTTCCCCTAAAGGAACGCGCTTTTTATATTTAACGCCCAATGCTGCTGCAAACACCATGACTTCTACATAAGTCTGAAAAGGGCCAGTTGTGTCTTTTGATGCGACTAGAGATTTCACTAACTCAGCCTTATCTTTAGCAACCCTGATTCTATTTGCAGCCATACTTTTAATATCTACATTGTTGCTATTTTAACCGAAAGTTAGAAGCGATCGCACACCATAATGCATTATTTTATACTAGTATGCAAGCGATCACCTAAACCAACAAATTATCCACTAACATAGTCCATCCTGGTACTGCGGGTTCAGCTTCAGCTACCTCATCATCACCCCTCCGTTCTCACCGTCAAAACCTGCGGTGGCGTAGAATCTGGAGGATACAAAAAGTCTACCTGTACTTCTCGTTTCCCACCCGCTAAGATTTTCAGCGTCACCAACGGTTCACCCCTTTGTCCTCGACGCTGTACCAAATGGACATAGCGCGTCTTTTCCACACCATTATCATCGATGTAACGTACCCGCACCGTTCCCCGAAAGAATATTTGTTCTACACCTGGCTTTAAAAACAGCAGTCTATCTGTTCCCCCTTCATCCTTCACAGGAGTCTGGATTGATACAGTTACCGTCTGAGTTTGATTAGTAATATTTCTGAGGGGTAAAGTCAGATTGTATTCAACACCATAGTTACTGTGAGCAAAGTATGCCGTATCAGGATAGCGTTTTAACATTGGTGCGCTTTGAATTTGCTCAGTGCTGAGAGTAATTAAATGTACAGTTCCCAAAGGATAAGAAAACGCCTTTCCTGGTTGGGGTATCGTTAATTCAGACACATTGTAATTATCCGTAAGCTGGGTTTGCCATTGCGTTCCTTGGGAGACACCAGCGACGCGACTAAATACTGTTGGTTCTCTGGGAGGGTCGAGAGGTGTAGGAATGGGGTCACGCTTTCCTGCTAAACTGCCTGTATTCAGAAGCTTTTGCCACTCGGCTAAGGTGGGTGGAATATTACTATTTTTAACTAAATTTGCGAGATAAACTGGGCTACTACTTGCCAAGCGCATCATCGTAGTGCGACCGTTAGAAGCAGGAGCCTGTACGGGAATGGCTAAATTCGCAAGGATTTGCGTTTCTTTTGGTTCTATCACCAGCTTTTCGGGAAAAATCCCTTGCCGAACTCCCCGCAATACATCATTCATTGTGCGATCGCCTGGGCCAGAGTAAACTGCACCTTGGGGATTTTCTACCACATCAGGTAAAGCGATAAACGGTGCTTCTCTGGTAAGGTAACTAGCTGCTTGTAATACTTGCAGCGTCACAGGTTCATTTCCTGGATTATGTACAATTATCCCTTGATAAACAGTGCGGCTTTGGGCTGGTGTTTCCGCCCTGACAATATGATGAGCAAATATATCAAATCTGCCTTGAAAGGGATAATTTAAATGTGCTGACTGTACTTGTTTCCCATCTGGGGGAAAAGTTGAGAGTAAAATTCCTTCAGTTGTTACCAGTTCGGGACTATTGCTGTTAAAGGTGGGAATAATATCGAGTTTTCCTGGTAGAGGGCGTACTTCTTGCGGATGTACTTCAACTCCAGCAATATATTGTGGCGGAACGGTGTAAATATTTAACGCCCGACATATCAAAGCTGCAACTTCGCCTCTAGTAGCGCTTTGCAATGGTTTTAGCTGTTTGACATTGGGATAATTGACAACAATACTATTAATAGTCGCAGATGCGATCGCATTTTGGGCATAGTTAGGAATTTGTCCCGCATCGTTAAAATATTGTTGTAATATCTGCGTCGGGTTGGATACAGGGCTGTAATTTTTCCCACCAGCTACGACACCAATGATTTGGGCGCGAGGAATTGGCTGGTTAGGCTGGAAAATCCCACCGGGATAACCAGAAAAAAATCCTTTTTGGTAAGCGCTAGAAATTGCTTTATTTGCCCAATAATTACTGGGTACATCTTTAAATGACGTAGCGGTGCGTTTCACTGGTGAATCAGGAAAAGCATTTAGCATCAACACTGCTGCTTCAGCGCGTGTCACTGTTGCTTCTGGGCGAAAATTACCATCAGGATAGCCTGTAATAAGTTTACGCTCTCCTAATTGCTGGACACAATTTTTTGCCCAATAGCTTTGGGTGTCAGAAAAGGCTAGCGCGTTGGGAGTTGATAGAGTTAAGAGGGAGACGACTACTGAAGTTTTTCTGAGTAGCATTAATAAACTTTAGTATAAACTAAAACTATTAAAGCATTTTGTGGATACTTGAGAAGAATCAACTTAAGCTTAAAAAGGTACTTAGAAGCCTCCTCTGCACAAGACTTTACCCGCCTGCGCGGATTAAAATAATTTGCTTAAGCCTCTTGTTATTTTCTCTTACTCTTAACCCACCTCCGTAGGCTACCCTGCGGTTGACGCTTCTTCTCTGCGAGACGCTACGCGAACGTCGCTATCGCTGCGCTAACGCTGAAAGCGTTCTTGTAAGAGTAGCTGCTTTAGGTTTATGTTTTGTACAACCGCAAACTCCATTCGCCGGGGCGTAATTATCTATCCCGTTTAACTTCCATAATTTCTGTATACTCAAACTCGTTTGGGCTTTGTTTCACCAAAGGATATTTTTCTCCACCCAACTCAATATAATCTTGTTCGCAATCTGGCTTAGAAGAATAATACGTAAGCACATATTCTCTCCCAATTCTATCTGTCATTTCTGCTTCTACTTCACCCCGCCACTGAGTTTTAGTTACTAAAACTATCAACTGATTCGCTAATTGGGGGATTGTCTTTGCAATGTGTCGCCGTGAATTCTCATCCAAACTACCAAAGGGTGAATCCATCACTATTGGGAAAGTACTACTATCGGGAATCATCATCATTTTCCGCTTCTGACTCCATTCCCGTACTTTGTCAATAATGCTGGCAATAAAGGATAAACTGAGAATTTGATTCTCGCCCGTGGATGCTGCAACTGGTGCTTCTATGCCTGTAGTATTTTCTACTAATGTCAGTTCATATTTTTCACTAATTTTAGGAATATATGGAGTCACAGAAATCTCCATAAATATCTCTTGTACTCGCTTTTCTAGTTGCAGGCGAAATTGTTGCTCTTGACGATTTCTAACTTCCGTTAACCGTTCGATTGCATCTTGAGTGGCGTTAATTCGTCGTTGTGCTAGAGTTTGCTTGTCTTCATTCAGCTTTTGCTTTGCAATTTGTTTATTTAAACCTTCAATCTCAGTTGTGAGTTGAGCAATTTGCTGCTGATTTGCACCCTGTTCTCGATTTAACTCATCAATTTTACTTTCAATTTCATCTAAGCGTTTTTGTAAACTGCTAATTTCTTCATTAGCATCTTTTCGCAACCGTTCTTGAATATTGTCTAAGTCTCCTTCAATTTGAGATATGCTTTGCCTTAATTGATTAATTCTAGTTTGTTCTCTATCAACTTCTTCCCAAAAATCTATAGCTTGCTTATCAATTTCATCTACTTGAGCGCTCATCCGAATTGCAGTTTCTTCCACCGCCGAGGAACCTGCTTTATTTAACCAAGTACTTACATGAGTATGAGAATGATTACCCTCGTGTAATTCTGCACCACAAATACAGCGTTGAGAATTGAGTAAATCATTCACAAATTCCCGGGAAATTCCTGATGTTAACTCGCCGCGCTGCTTCAAATCATTGATAATTCCTCGAAACTGGGATGTAGTTTCTGAGAGTAAAACGGTATAACCCCGCGCGGAAATAACTTTTTTCAGTGCTTCCTTCGTTTTTTTATATTCTTCTTGATTTGCCGCTTTTTGTGATTCTAAATCCTGCCATCTTTCTTGCAATTCCTTAGCAGCACTCAATTCTCGCAACCGGTTACTTGTCTCTTTTTTAAAAGTTTGTTGATATTCTAACTCTTCTTTAATTTCAATTTGTCGTTTCGTAATGCGTTCACGCTCTCGCTCTATCTTTTCTTGCTGTCGTAATAGTTGCTTAGTTTCAGAATCACCAATAGCTTTTAACTCATTTTCTAAAGTTTTTTTAGCATCTCCCAAATGTCTTATGGAACGGTTGATTACTTCCACACCCAAGAAAATTTTTGTAGCTTCGGCAATTTCAGCTTTTTTATCAGAACGGACTATTTCTTCAATTCGTTCGCCGTCAAAGAAAAAATATTGATGTAAAGTAGCGGGTAAAATTTGATTGATTATATCGTCTGGCTGCTGAGTTGGTATATTCCATTTGCCATCATCTGCACCAACCCACATGGTTAATTGAGTTTTGCCAGCGTCAAAATCACCTTCGTTTTTATAACCCCGACAGGCGCGTTTAACTCGATAGCGTTTACCTTCATGTTCCCAGCCAATTTCTACCCAACATTCTACAGCTTGACCTTTTTGAGTTTCTGCGATCGCACGCTTATTCACTAACTGCTCTATCGATGCGAACGCTGCACTAAATTTTTCATATAATACCCAAGTAAAGGCATTTAGTAAACTGGTTTTTCCAGAGCCATTATTACCATGAATAATAGTTGTGTTCTGAACATCTCCACCAGCCAGGAGCATCTCTGGTGTCGTACCATAAAAGGAGCGAAAGTTGCATAGCTTGATTGAAGTCAGCTTCATCGCACCTCTTCCTTAATAATGTCCAAAATATTATCATTTATATGGCTGTTAATCTTCTTATCTAGCCTGCCTTTTTCCAGCTTCCATACCCGCTCAATAATTCGCCGCACTTCCGGCGGAGCGCTGGTTATTGGCTCCTGCACATCATCGATATTTGCCTCTTGTGACATATCGGATTTTGAAATATAGTTATTCTATATTTTAACTTTCTCTAGTGCTGCATTTACCTCGGTAAAGCTACTGTTAGCCTTATCTTTAATTTTGCAAAAACTATTTTTTAAAACTTATAACTTTCCTTGTAAAAACGCTTTATTATTTAATCGTCTTCTGCTATTATTAATAATAACCTGGATAATAATGGAAGGTAATTAAAAATTTTAAAGCTACTTGTATTCCATTATAAAAGTCATAATTTTATTATTTCATACTTAATGCTTATTTTTTCAAAACTCGAAAATTTTTACAAAAAAATACAACTGATCTCTGGTTCATTATCAAATATCTAATAAACCATATCGTTTTTGTAAATCAAGTAACTTCATTCTTGCTTCACCAGCATTATCAGCCAAATCAGCAAACTCCACAAAGCGATGCAATTCCTTTTTTAATAGATTACGCTCAACTTCTATCGTTTCTCTATCTAAATCTGGTGGCAAAACAATCATGTCAAATATGGTATTACAATAAAACCCCTAAAAAACAGGGGTTTTGTATTAGCAATTAGTAGCAAAATTCCTACCATCAAAATTAAAAATCGGGACACTCAGAATCTACCACGTTGGGGTGACAGTAATATTTCAAAACCGTTTGCACCTCGTCCCCAATCCACAGAGCGACTTTTTCCGGTGTCACCCCCGACGCGATCGCCCAGGTAGCGAAAGTGTGCCGCGTGGCATAGGGTTTTAGATAAGGGACTTGTCCTTGCGTGGCAAGCGCACCCACTACTCCTGGGTATTCGGTGCGCTTGTTGCGCCGAAACATAATCTTGACGTTCCAAAACTGCTGCATCATGCAGCTGTTGTACGGCTTACCCGTTTTGGAGACAAACACCAGCCCACTTGGTTTTAAATCCTCTGAGTTGGCTTTCATCTCCAAAAGCATCTGCTGTAATTTTGACCCCTCACTAGTCGGGAATATGCGGCGCTTGCCGTTTTTTGTGCCTTTACGCACTCGATAGAGATTGCAAGATTTATTAAATAAAATTCGCGTGCAATTGGCTTGGATATCTCCCCAAGTCAGGGCGAATGTTTCCCCCAATCGCGCCCCCGTCAAAAATAGAAATTTTACTAAATTGGCGTGGTGGCTATGGACTGGATGATGCTCAAAGGTATAAATAATCAAGTCGCGTTCCTTGAGGGTGAATGCTTCATGCTCTTCCTCGGTGCTTTTGCGGCGGGGTCTTTTGATTTTGAGTTTTTCAAAGGGGTTAGTAGCTATTAGCCCAGAAGTAACAGCCCAGGCACAGCACTCACTAAAATGATTCAGCAGCACCCAGGACATCAGGTGTGTCGTATTTTTGAGTAACCAGTCCCTAATGATTACGGCGTGTGCCAGTTCTGTTGTCGGCAGTTTAGCAATATATCTGCTAGTCGCTTTGTATTTAGCAATAATTGTGGTGGGTTCTAGGAGTGACTTTTTAAATTCGCTGAATTTTTCCCACAAATCACTCAGATTGAATTCATAAGTTGCGCTCAAATTTGATGCAATTACAGCGTTACGCGTGGGGTGAAACTGGTAGCTTTTGAGCGTGGCATCAAAGCGCTCAAGGGTGATATCGCTGACAATCATGTCCCTTTTAATCCGTACTAAGGCACGATTTTGCGGAGTATCTTCTAAGCCAGAGCTAATAAAAAGTTGTCCAATGTCTCGAACACTAAAACGGATGATAAGCTTATTATTGCGCTTGTCAACACTAATCCATTTATCGGCATTATTTGACATTTTCAAAAGTTAAATAGACTCTGCTCTCTAATTGATTAGGTGGTCGGCAAGGGTAAGGTGCAGATTTTTCTATTAGTCTC
It includes:
- a CDS encoding DGQHR domain-containing protein, producing MKDSASDPTADIAREYLERENKEKQVLALLLEKFLGRKDQILVQKTEMGGTEAYVSSVTLEWFAGRVHFASGLPLFQKKYNPETDNVEIDADSIDEIQQRPLDWSRQGPLVQYLAARHNHKFAPVLVVINQPWVDNPKAAEWDSKGRATKSTTDFIPLDKDAKVGLLNISEDDVTIYALDGQHRLMGVQGLMELIKTRKLQRYKKDKGADDSFITVNDLIEKYQVDLAYLQNLPKEKIGIEFICAVAAGETRTEARRRVRSIFVHVNLMAAPLTKGQLTQLNEDDGFAIVARKIAVTHPLLEQRQERNPRVNWNSATVASNSTVLTTLQALQDMSERYLAQKFPHWKPLEKGLIPMRPEDEELEQGIEEFKKLFDSLASLSSYKILEHEDTPALRRFSFEKDGGEGNMLFRPVAQVALAQALGILVFKKGFSLADTFKKLRKFDQQGGFSGMEYPQSLWYGVLYDPNKKRVQVAGRDLAAKLLVYILGGIQEQIERAELRKALADARTVEDKTIGFDGKFVEPKAVGLPPVL
- a CDS encoding HNH endonuclease — protein: MKNIAYYCQRLAELNVSNSRKRGNAQYKPILLLSVIDLIARGIITTNEIPVSDELIQTFERYWNVIGSPSYKGGLHYPFLHLQNEGFWYLKFKPKFNGLQPKTINKLKEAVEYAYLENELFNFLQDEFCRKELIDALVTAFFSDNENDIEAILQINQTFQDDAVEIEKLIETGNLETNPRWSLKRAVIRNAFFRKAIVHVYNYRCAFCGLKVTKKVNQNIVDGAHIKPFSQFYDNKIRNGIALCKNHHWAFDRGWFAVDEQYKIIVSNDLEEASPHTKPMKDFHGETILLPNTEQHFPELEALHWHRQNIFQA
- a CDS encoding DNA phosphorothioation-associated protein 4, with the translated sequence MAANRIRVAKDKAELVKSLVASKDTTGPFQTYVEVMVFAAALGVKYKKRVPLGETTKREPSPIPQENFASLGYDLIIKLLGINETKDINILSSREEQDEDKRTQIFEEYANAGLEILQNELRGSVDYSERLLLVLISERGTKEQLEEEFDLSKFLT
- a CDS encoding DUF3370 family protein, whose translation is MLLRKTSVVVSLLTLSTPNALAFSDTQSYWAKNCVQQLGERKLITGYPDGNFRPEATVTRAEAAVLMLNAFPDSPVKRTATSFKDVPSNYWANKAISSAYQKGFFSGYPGGIFQPNQPIPRAQIIGVVAGGKNYSPVSNPTQILQQYFNDAGQIPNYAQNAIASATINSIVVNYPNVKQLKPLQSATRGEVAALICRALNIYTVPPQYIAGVEVHPQEVRPLPGKLDIIPTFNSNSPELVTTEGILLSTFPPDGKQVQSAHLNYPFQGRFDIFAHHIVRAETPAQSRTVYQGIIVHNPGNEPVTLQVLQAASYLTREAPFIALPDVVENPQGAVYSGPGDRTMNDVLRGVRQGIFPEKLVIEPKETQILANLAIPVQAPASNGRTTMMRLASSSPVYLANLVKNSNIPPTLAEWQKLLNTGSLAGKRDPIPTPLDPPREPTVFSRVAGVSQGTQWQTQLTDNYNVSELTIPQPGKAFSYPLGTVHLITLSTEQIQSAPMLKRYPDTAYFAHSNYGVEYNLTLPLRNITNQTQTVTVSIQTPVKDEGGTDRLLFLKPGVEQIFFRGTVRVRYIDDNGVEKTRYVHLVQRRGQRGEPLVTLKILAGGKREVQVDFLYPPDSTPPQVLTVRTEG
- a CDS encoding AAA family ATPase, whose protein sequence is MKLTSIKLCNFRSFYGTTPEMLLAGGDVQNTTIIHGNNGSGKTSLLNAFTWVLYEKFSAAFASIEQLVNKRAIAETQKGQAVECWVEIGWEHEGKRYRVKRACRGYKNEGDFDAGKTQLTMWVGADDGKWNIPTQQPDDIINQILPATLHQYFFFDGERIEEIVRSDKKAEIAEATKIFLGVEVINRSIRHLGDAKKTLENELKAIGDSETKQLLRQQEKIERERERITKRQIEIKEELEYQQTFKKETSNRLRELSAAKELQERWQDLESQKAANQEEYKKTKEALKKVISARGYTVLLSETTSQFRGIINDLKQRGELTSGISREFVNDLLNSQRCICGAELHEGNHSHTHVSTWLNKAGSSAVEETAIRMSAQVDEIDKQAIDFWEEVDREQTRINQLRQSISQIEGDLDNIQERLRKDANEEISSLQKRLDEIESKIDELNREQGANQQQIAQLTTEIEGLNKQIAKQKLNEDKQTLAQRRINATQDAIERLTEVRNRQEQQFRLQLEKRVQEIFMEISVTPYIPKISEKYELTLVENTTGIEAPVAASTGENQILSLSFIASIIDKVREWSQKRKMMMIPDSSTFPIVMDSPFGSLDENSRRHIAKTIPQLANQLIVLVTKTQWRGEVEAEMTDRIGREYVLTYYSSKPDCEQDYIELGGEKYPLVKQSPNEFEYTEIMEVKRDR
- a CDS encoding tyrosine-type recombinase/integrase — protein: MSNNADKWISVDKRNNKLIIRFSVRDIGQLFISSGLEDTPQNRALVRIKRDMIVSDITLERFDATLKSYQFHPTRNAVIASNLSATYEFNLSDLWEKFSEFKKSLLEPTTIIAKYKATSRYIAKLPTTELAHAVIIRDWLLKNTTHLMSWVLLNHFSECCAWAVTSGLIATNPFEKLKIKRPRRKSTEEEHEAFTLKERDLIIYTFEHHPVHSHHANLVKFLFLTGARLGETFALTWGDIQANCTRILFNKSCNLYRVRKGTKNGKRRIFPTSEGSKLQQMLLEMKANSEDLKPSGLVFVSKTGKPYNSCMMQQFWNVKIMFRRNKRTEYPGVVGALATQGQVPYLKPYATRHTFATWAIASGVTPEKVALWIGDEVQTVLKYYCHPNVVDSECPDF